TGGCTAGCAAGATACATTAATGCTCTAATTGCACTAAGATATGGTACTTCAGGACCAAGTAGTTCTTCATCCTTTTCTCGAGGTCTAAAAGTATCTTTATTTACATCTAATGACCTTACAACCATTGGAGTACACAACGGATGTGATTTGTCCATGTAGAATCTTTTCAGTACTTTCGCAACATAAGTCTCTTGGTACATAAAGACTCCAGCATTTAGATACTCAATTTGTAAGCCTAGACAAAATTTTGTTCTTCCCAAGTCTTTCatctcaaattctttctttagGAAATCCACAGCTTTTGGAAGCTCATTTGGAGTCCCAATAATGTTCAAGTCATCGACATAAACAGCTATTATGGCGAACTCATGCCCAGACCTTTTCATGAATATGCAAGGGCAAATTGGATCATTTTTATATCCCTCTTTCACCAAATATTCACTGAGGCGATTATACCACATACGCCCAGATTGCTTTAGACCATAGATTGATTTATTCAATTTAATCGAATAATCACCCCGAGGGTTAGAAATGTGTGCTTCAGGCAACTTAAATCCTTCAGGAAGTTTCATATAGATGTCAGTATCAAGTGATCCATACAAATAAGCTGTAACAACATCCATTAGGCGCAAATCGAGCTTTTCACGTACTGCCAGACTAATTAAGTATCGAAAAGTAGTTGCATCCATCACTGGTGAGTATGTTTCTTCAAAATCGATCCCATGCCTTTGTGAGAAACCTTGGGCAACAAGTCTTGCCTTATATCGGAAAATCTCaccattttcatttctttttcgtACAAAAACCCATTTATATCCAACTGGGTTTACACCCTCAGGTGTACGGGCTACAGGCCCAAAACCTTTGCGCTTCTCAAGCGATTTTAACTCAGCCTCGATTGCGTCTTTCCATTTTGGCcaatcatttctttgtttgcatTCATTAACAGACTTTGGTTCATGATCCTCATCATCGTTTATCACGTCTAGTGCTGTGCTATGTGCAAAAATTTCGTCAACGTTGACTTTGCTTCGGTCCCATTTGACTTTATTCAAGACATAATTAATTGAGATCTCACCATTTTCAATCATTTCAGGTACCTGAGTTTCTTCTGAAACTGTATTTTTAAGTATGTCTTGTTGCTCTTCTAGAGCTATCATATCCTCGTTTGTGCCATCTTGGTTCTTAGCTCCTTTTCTTTTCCGAGGATTTTTATCTTTAGAACCTGCAGGCCTGCCACGCTTCAGGCGTGTAATAGATTTATTTGCAGCACTAGGTTGTCCAATAGGGACATCAATCGTTAATGGAGCATTAGCAGCTGGTAGATTTGACTTAGTAACTCTTTTTGGATCAGCGAATGCGTCTGGCAATTGGTTAGCTAATCTTTGCAAATGAattatcttttgaacttctaGTTCACATTGTTTTGATCGAGGATCAAAATGAGATAATGATAATTCATTCCAACTAATTTCATTTCCCAACTGCTTATTCTCTCCCCCTAATATCGGgaactctgattcgtcaaaatgACAATCAGCAAATCGAGCAGTAAATAGATCTCCCGTTAATGGTTCGAGATATTTTATAATTGAAGGAGATTCATATCCAACATATATCCCTAATCTTCTTTGAGGGCCCATCTTTGTGCGTTGTGGTGGAGAAATAGGAACATATACCGCACATCCAAAAGTTCTTAGATGGGAAATATTAGGTTCTTGACCATGAACCATTTGCATTGGGGAGTATTGATGATAACTCGTTGGCCTGATGCGAATTAATGCTGCAGCATGTAATATCGCATGTCCCCAAGAAGAGGTTGGAAGTTTTGACCTCATAATTAATGGTCTTGCGATTAACTGTAAACGTTTAATAAATGATTCTGCAAGTCCATTTTGTGTATGAACATGTGCTACAGGATGTTCAACATCAATTCCAATCGACATACAATAGTCATTAAAAGTTTGAGAAGTGAATTCACCAGCATTATCAAGGCGTATTTTCTTGATTGGGTAATCAGGAAAATGTGCTCGCAATCTAATCAATTGAGCAAGCAATCTTGCAAATGCCAAGTTGCGAGAAGACAGTAAAGATACATGTGACCATCTTGTTGACGCATCAactaaaatcataaaatatctAAATGGTCCACATGGTGGGTGTATTGGCCCACAAATATCGCCTTGTATACGTTCCAAAAATAGAAGTGATTCACTCCCAACTTTTGTTGGTGATGGTCGAATAATCAATTTCCCTTGGGAACAAGCAGAACATGTGAATTTATTGGTTTGAAGAATCTTCTGACTCTTCAATGAATGTCCACATgaattttcaattattttttgcaTCATAATTGAACCGGGATGGCCTAACCGGTCATGCCAACTAGAAAAATCCGTAAACTTCTGGTTTACGATAGCATTTGTCTCAATTACACAAATGTTTGTGTAATACAAACcagaagaaaatgaaggtaATTTTTCAGCTATGCATTTTCTCCCTGAGATCACTCTTGTGATACAAAGATACTCCACATTCTCTTCATTCATTGTCTCAATGTGGTATCCGTTTTCACGTATGTCTTTGAAACTTAATAAGTTTCTATGAGCTTTAGAGGAAAATAAAGCATTCACAATATTCAATTGTGTTCCTCTAGGCAACATTATTTTGGCTCTTCCTTGGCCTTCAATTATCTTTGTACTACCAGCTATAGTACGAACATTTGCCTCTTCTATTATCAAAGAAGAGAAATAAGACTTATCCTTGAGTATTGTGTGCGTTGTTGCACAATCAGCGAGACAAATATCTCCATTGTTCGTTGCGTTCATTcttgataaaagaaaaatagaatttATGAGAAAATAGAATTGAGATGACAAAAACATTCCAATAATAAGAAAGTCTGAATAAAAGACTACATTATTCAAAAAGGGGAAACATTAAATATAAAGTTCTTAGGAAacaactaaaaaaaaatataagaaactTATTTGTAAACATTTCCATCACCAATCAAGTGATCAATCCTTCCATTAGGATCATCAAAGAAATCAGCAACATCTAGATGAGTTAgatcatcttcattttcttcaaggAGATTTGTCTCTatcttttttcctttatttctAATGTGTTCTTGATAGAGATTGACAAGATGCCTTGGTGTACGACAAGTACGTACCCAATGTCCTTTGCCACCACAACGAAGACATGAGCTTTCAACGTGTCTATTATTTTGACCACCCTTGTTCCTTTCATTTTCTCCATTATTCTTCCACTTCTGGTGTGAAGAATTGTTTATTGGTACTCTTCCATGGTCACGTCTATGGCCATTGCCACGACCACGACCACGGCCTCGAATCTGACCACGACCTCAACCTCGACCACGAGTATTATGATTATAAGTTGCAACATTCGCTTCAGGGAATGGAGCACTGCCAGTAGGTCGAGATTCATGATTCTTCATGAGCAGCTCATTATTCTGTTCAGCAACGAGAAGGCAAGAGATTAACTCAGAGTACTTTGTGAAGCCTCTTTCTCGATATTGCTGCTGCAAGACCACATTTGATGCATGAAATGTGGAGAATGTTTTTTCTAACATATCAGCATCGCTTACAttttctccacatagctttaaTTGAGAAGTAATTCTGAACAGAGCAGAATTATACTCACTTACAGATTTAAAATCTTGTAAGCGCAAATGTAGCCAATCATACCGAGTTTTAGGTAAAATCACGGTCTTTTGATGGTCAAACCTTTCTTTTAGATTTTTCCAGAGAACAAGTGGGTCTTTTATTGTGAGGTATTCAACCTTTAGAGCTTCATGAAGGTGGTGCCGGAGGAAGATCATAGCCTTGGCTTTGATTTGGTTAGATGCAGTATTTCCTTCTTTAATAGCATCTCCAAGATCATTTGCATCTAAGTGCATTTCAGCATCTAACACCCAAGACAGGTAATTTTTTCCAGTGATATCAAGAGCCACAAATTCAAGCTTTGCAAGGTTGGACATTTTTAATCGCTTGAAAGAGAATTGGAAGAACTTAGGAATTCTGGAGAGACGatcgtgctgataacgtgttgTGAATAAAGTGTAGCAAgtaagagagaaaggagaagagagatatgagagatagagaaatagtctgatggggatgctctgctaggtgcagactcccttgtatttatattattaggtttagagtgttgagcaagtatacatgtgggcctGGACCATGGACTTTTAACTAtgatgggcatccaaatattcataacaaatacccattaatttttttaatttttttttgaatataccttcctttttcaaaaaatgagATTGGAAGTAAAGAACCAAATATCCGTCCGTAAATgttgttattttaaatttctaaaTTCATACATAAtgagattaaaaaataataccaAATATCCGTCCATCAATGCTgttattttacaattttaattttggaaaaaaattaagtagattccatatatttttataaagaaattaagagaattaattaattattttgtggCACGATTCTCTCAATTATCAAAGAATTTCCAAAATTATAATTCAATGAAAGAATTGaatgattttttaaataaattaatactaAAAGATTCATAACTCCTTTTCCAtaattaaaaaactaaataacTCCAACTATGGACGAAAATTTGGTGCATACATTCTAatcattattaaataatttccaAATTTATCACTACATTGACCCATTACTTTATCAACCACAAATGCTTTTTTATAAACATAACAGAAACACTTAATAAACCTTCCCAATTTTTGTTGTTAATCAAACTGATATACACTGATATATTGTGTCATTCAAATTTGTATATAGAAGAGGAAGAATTACAGAACTTATGTTTAattgagattgaaaaaatattgcaaGACAATGGAAGGCCACTTAAGGAATTTCCATGTTTTCCATATCCTAAATTTTCTgaaattcataattttgaaaattgatttGTTGCGGACGAGTTGAATTATAGTAGAGATGAAATGGTAAAGATTCATGATGAATTGATCAGTTGCCTTACTTTAGAGCAAGAGAGAGTTTATAAGAATGTTTTGAATGTTGTTTTATCTGATAACGGTGGATTCTTTTATCtatatggttttggaggaaCTAGAAAAACATTTGTTTGGAATACATTATCTGTTACTTTGCATTCAAGGGGTCTTATCGTGTTAAATATCACATCCAGCGGAATTGCATCTCTATTGTTACCTAGAGGTAGAACTTCTCATTCAAGATTCTTTATTCCTATTTCAATAAATGAGATATCAACCTGTAATCTTCGTCAAGGCTCCCCAAAGGctgaattattgaaaaaaaccaGCTTAACTATTTGGGATGAGGCACCTATATTAAACAAACATTGTTTTGAATCTTTGGACATATCTCTAATTGACATTATGAAGACGCAGTCTACCCATGGTTATGATATTCCATTCGGAGGAAAAGTTGTGGTACTAGGAGGcgactttagacaaatacttcCAGTTATCTCCAAAAGAAGTCGTTCTGAAATTGTGGGTTCTCctatcaattcttcatatccgtggaagcattgcaaggtaatgaaGTTGACTGTTAATATGAGATTGTAAACTGCTACCTCAACTTCTTCAACAGCAGAAATAAACGAGTTTGCTGattggttgcttcaagtgggagaCAGTACAGTTACAACTATTGATGAGGCTGAATCCCTTACTgagattcctccagatcttcttaTTGAAAAGTGTAAGGATCCGTTGCTTGAATTAgtaaatttttcatatttgaaaCTTGCGTttaatttgcaaaaaaaattatttttttcaaaaaagagaaatccttgcaccaacacttgaaagtgtagaggaaatcaacaactttatgttagcAATGAAACATAGTATTTGAGTTGTGATACTCCATGCAAGTCAGATGGAGATTCAGGTGTTAATGCGGAATGGTTTACAtctgaattcttaaatgatttcaaatGCTTTAGAATTCCAAACCATAAAATTAAACTAAAagttggtgtccctatcatgctCATTCGAAACATTGACCAAGCTATAGGGTTATGTAATGGTACTCGAATAATAGTCAACgctttgactaaatatataattgttgctactGTTTTAAATGGAAACAAGATGGGGGAAACAACCTTTATTCCTAGGATGAGCTTAATTCCATCTGATTCTGGcattccattcaaattccagcgcagacaattctctgttactttatgttttgcaatgactataaataaaagtcaggcTAATAtttatctcatgttggactgtatTTGCCAAGACATGTCTTTACTCACAGACAATTATTGTTGCACTACACGCAACGttgtgtatcaagaagtcttcgATAACATTTGAAATGTAAGTGCTGatatttattataattgttttcgattttaattttttaaataggaaaacaaatatgtttttattttaattattgacAGTATAAAAAAATGACAAGCAGTTTATTGGACTTCTAATTCGAAGAGTTTTTGGCGTTGTTATAAGGTTTGTTTATAATTTTCAAATGATATCAAGTTTATTTTTGTGTTGGTTACTAATTATTActcttatatatattttttcctttgtaggtGATGTTGCTCAAATATGTTTACGTAGCTAAACTACAAGAAAGGTTTTgaagtttttatcattaatcTTGGGTTACAAGTTCTAATAAGCGTTCATGTAattgtcattgttatgtttattttatttgaatatCTTTGTAATGGATTCCTTAAAAACTTGGTTATTTTTACTATTAAAATGCTGAAATTGAGTGGTCTAAACATCCCGatcaatttaataattttactgTGGTGTAGTAATCATTCATGCTTGAAACATATTTTTTGTTCGACATATCTTCTACTGATGTATTTATACAATAAATTAAATCGCCATGCAACACACGGGTAAAAAACATTAGTTGTTCTCCAAAAGCATTATCATCACAGATTCCTCCAATTTAGTCTAACAAAAAGGCATGAACTAACGCCATATCCATGGACAAAAAAGGCAAAAGATTATTAGGAAAAGGTTGCCTGTGTTGATTGGATAAAgtgattttgattaaaaagtatATCTTTTTGATCgacattaaaaatatcaaaGCTCTAACCACCACTGTCCTGAATATTAGTCATATATGGTCTCAACTATGCAACAATACCTTGGTGTGCAGCTAAAGAGTGTCAAGTGGGGTCACATTGCATAAGATCAAGGCAGTGTTAACGGGGAAAAGAACAAACATTAAATACAGGAGTCAACAGTGATTGGATTTTGCTGGTTTAATTTAGACCCACATGAACTGAAACAAATTAAGAAGAATAAAGGAAGAAGAACAGAGCCATTTTCTGTGTCATCATCTACTTCTGACTtgatgcactctaattgtactGATTAGTTTGGTGGGATGCTCATCTCTTGACATAATAAATCAATGTGCTGGGGCCAATGCTTTTTCCCAGTAGTGGAACTTCTTTATTTGGTGAAGGTAGTACTGGAGCTTTGAATTACACAAATATCTTTCTGGGGCTTTAGGGGGCCATCTACTAAGCACAATTTTTTTCTGTGCAAAGTTACATAAGGTCACTTTTACCTGCTATCACAGGTAAACAACtggttaatatttttcaattttatttattaaatttgactaaataaattatatgaCCCACCACCTCTCCTCTCAATCTCCTCCCTCCGCGCGCAACCACCCCCATCACCAGACTTCTCCTTCCTAACAAACATTGGAGATTTGTTAAGAAGTCTTATATTGACAATTGGTTAAATATATAaccaaataattttttatataaagtaTTAAAACTAGAAAAGCATACTACAATTATGCATAACTTTATTTAACTAATTGCTCTCCAAAAGCATTGTCATCATCACATATTCCTCCAATTTAGTCTAACAAAAAGGCATGAACTAACGCCATATCTCTAGGCAAAAGGCCAAAAGATATTAGGAAATTAAAGGTTGCTCATTTTGATTTGATATAAAGTGaatttgattaaaaagtaaTATCTTGACACCTTCCACTTCCACTTAAACCCAaggaggaaaaagaaagaaaatagagaTATGATGACTAATGACAATGTGgtgaaaaaaaagaagagaaaaaaaatgaaattgggATGAATTTGAAATAAGTATATCATACTTTTTTGACGAAGATTACTTAACTCCACCACCTTAATGGAATAATAgctttatttataaataaattaacaaataaaatatggAAATCTATTTcacttatattttaaatatgatTGGTCCATCTAAGATCATGGATTATTTAAcctaaactttatcatgggtcatttagataATCGTTATAAATTAGTTCACCTAAGACtttgagttatttaacccaaactaaGTATATGATTGGTTCCTTTAGGccgttggttttttttttttttttcatgtaggCCGTTGGTAGCATTTGTATTTTGTTTCCTTAAAAAATCATGTTAGTGACTTCAattctagatttttttttgttacaacttCAATTCTAGATTTAAGTTTACAGAgtgaaattacaaaaaaaatatattcaaaaGTCAGTTTTCAAAACTTGTTTTGGGATTTACGCTATGGAATTTTAAATTCTGATAtgtttttttaacgtaaattcTGATATGTTTTAATATTGAAATAAGTGTGCCGGATTTTATAATCCGAAAAGCAATAAAATGGTTGTCTAAATTATTattgagaaagtttgagttaaataattcATCGTCCAATCGCATTGAAAATAATTAGGTGAGTTaaacttttatattttatttattaatttatttataaaaaatcatattggTTCATTGAGTTGTAGGTTGGTAACTCACATGAGTCATTTAAACAAACACGCAATGAAATCAATAGTATTCTAAGAAATTACTACATAATTGGGTGGTGTATATGATTTGAGGTGGAGTGATGTTTTTAACAAGACCCATAGGCCATAGTAGAAAGCAAGATCACTAACATGGTTGTCTGAAACAGAATGATTGCTTCAAACTCAACTTTGCATTCCTCAAAATCCATGCATGTTAGTATATACCTTTTGGCACTTTTGCCTTAGACGGGACGGGATGGCAACTAGGCATATTAGgccattatctttttttttttgacatataGGCCATTATCAATAATGCATAAGTTATTAGTTTCTCTCtttcttattttgattaaaCCGCGATGGATAAATTATTCAAAACTCCCTCCAATATGTTAATCTGATCACCATCTGTACTGAACTTTgactttaaaattaatttgaaaatggaataattaatgagaaaaTGAAATGTGGGTGGATGGGATTGGACAAATCGTTAACGGCCTCCATAAAGTATGAGATGAAGTTCAAAGTTTTAGTTGAAATGGGTGGCCCTCCATGAACAACTAAGTGTTAATGGACAAAAGTTATTTATAAATAGGTCATGTCTTTTTCAACAAGGCCAAGAGCTAGCATTTATTTATCCTTTGTATCCCATTAAAAGTTCTGCATTATTGTATATTCACTACAATAACATAATTAAATATGTTGAGATAATGCAAAAGTGAGTATTATTTGCTTTGTAATTATTTCAGCAACCAATAAAATCTTGCCAAACTattgcttctttcttctttgaaaattgaaTCACTTATTCACTGCTTGTCTCCCTGATATGTTTCTatggagaaagaaagaaaggaataAGGAGGTATTAGACTGTGCAATTAGTTAGTCTAGAGAGTTGAGCTACATCTATGCAAAATAATCtggtttgaatttttttaaaaattattttcctgCTAAAAtctgaaatttatttatttattgaaaaaaaaataagcattaacta
This portion of the Lotus japonicus ecotype B-129 chromosome 3, LjGifu_v1.2 genome encodes:
- the LOC130744595 gene encoding uncharacterized protein LOC130744595, translated to MVKIHDELISCLTLEQERVYKNVLNVVLSDNGGFFYLYGFGGTRKTFVWNTLSVTLHSRGLIVLNITSSGIASLLLPRGRTSHSRFFIPISINEISTCNLRQGSPKAELLKKTSLTIWDEAPILNKHCFESLDISLIDIMKTQSTHGYDIPFGGKVVVLGGDFRQILPVISKRSRSEIVGSPINSSYPWKHCKVMKLTVNMRL
- the LOC130744594 gene encoding uncharacterized protein LOC130744594 yields the protein MSNLAKLEFVALDITGKNYLSWVLDAEMHLDANDLGDAIKEGNTASNQIKAKAMIFLRHHLHEALKVEYLTIKDPLVLWKNLKERITSQLKLCGENVSDADMLEKTFSTFHASNVVLQQQYRERGFTKYSELISCLLVAEQNNELLMKNHESRPTGSAPFPEANIRGRGRGRGNGHRRDHGRVPINNSSHQKWKNNGENERNKGGQNNRHVESSCLRCGGKGHWVRTCRTPRHLVNLYQEHIRNKGKKIETNLLEENEDDLTHLDVADFFDDPNGRIDHLIGDGNVYK